In Paenibacillus sp. BIC5C1, a genomic segment contains:
- the sufU gene encoding Fe-S cluster assembly sulfur transfer protein SufU → MQLDDLYRRVIMDHYKNPRNRGTFDNEAVTVNLNNPTCGDRISLQLLLKDGIVQEAKYTGEGCSISMSSASMMTEAVKGKTMDQALDMANRFSSLMKGEEVDFDDYEDLEALSGVNKFPARIKCATLAWNALRKGIDEEDNVQ, encoded by the coding sequence GCGTGTCATAATGGACCACTACAAAAACCCGCGTAACCGCGGAACGTTTGATAATGAAGCTGTCACGGTGAATTTGAACAATCCAACGTGTGGCGACCGGATTTCACTGCAACTTTTGCTGAAAGACGGAATCGTTCAGGAAGCCAAGTATACGGGGGAAGGTTGTTCCATCAGCATGTCCTCGGCATCAATGATGACCGAGGCAGTCAAAGGCAAAACGATGGATCAGGCACTCGACATGGCTAACCGCTTCTCCTCACTGATGAAAGGGGAAGAAGTCGATTTCGACGATTATGAAGATCTCGAAGCCCTATCCGGTGTGAACAAGTTCCCTGCACGCATCAAATGTGCCACATTGGCCTGGAATGCACTACGCAAAGGAATTGACGAAGAGGACAATGTACAATAA